The segment CCATAGAAGTCCAACCTTAAAGAATTTCATAAGTTTTAGCAAAAATATCTGGTTTTACAGGGTAACGCTCCCCATCAACACCAGTGATAACCCAATCACCTGCAGAAGCCTTCATAGTGCCTTCCAGGGTCTCTATATACTGTACTTCACTGATTTGCTCTGCGTCAACCACTACTGGAATTTTTCTAACTTTAACCATATTTACCACCTGCCTGCTATTTTTGATTACATTATAGCATACTTTAGAAGAAAATAAAAAAAAGCCCCACGCTCAACTTTGACCGGTCCGAGCGCAAGGCAAAAAGGTAAAGAAATCTTTTCAAAAGACATTATCTTTTGAAGTGTTTTCTTATACCCATTTTAACAGAAAATGAGGTAAAAAACAATGAATATTAAACCGTACATAAAAAACGGAAAGACTTATTACAAATTCGTACTATATGTTGGTGTAGTTGACGGGAAACGAAAATACGTCAAGCGTGCCAATTTTAAAACAAAGGCCGATGCTAGAGCGACAATACTTTCTTTGCAAGAAGAAATTGACCGACCTGTAGGTGATTTGACCTTCCAAGAGCTGACAGAGAAATGGCTAAAAATCTACGAAACTGAGGTAGCAGAAAGCACCTATATCAAAACAAGTAGGAACATCAAACACCACATCACTCCAACTATCGGACACCGGAGGATTTCTGAGATTACAGCCCTGGAACTGCAACACCACACGCAACACTGGTGTTCCAAATTAAAATACGGCAGGAAAATATTAGGTCTGGTCAAAACGATCTATCGTTACGCAGTACGTATGGGCTTCATTGCCATCAGTCCGGCAGAAAGTGTCACAGCCCCGAAACTAAAACGAACCGTCAGCACGACCAAAGACTTCTACGACAAGCACGAATTAAAAGAGTTCATGCAAAGAGTAGAGGCAACTGGGGACATTCGCAAAATAGCTCTCTTCCGAGTACTGGCTTTTACAGGTATTCGCAAAGGCGAACTCCGTGCGCTTCATAAAGACGACCACTACTCTAAAACCTTGCGGATCAATAAAGCAGTCACAAGAGGTTTTGCAGGCGAAGAGATAGGGCCAACTAAGAACAGTTCTAGCGAACGTCTGATTAGCTTAGACGATAAGACAGACCAAATTCTACATGAGTTAAAACGACAATACCCAACCACCACACTCTTATTTGAGAGCGAAACAGGGGGCATTCTGTCACCCACCGACCCTAGAAGATGGTTACTTGAAATCATAGAAGGAACAACGCTATCAGAAATTAACATCCACGGTTTTCGCCATACCCATGCCAGCTTGATATTCGATGCAGGCATGACACTTAAACAAGTTCAGCACAGATTGGGGCACTCCGATATGAAGACCACAATGAATGTTTATACACATATTACCCAATCAGCAGTGGACAATATCGGAGAAAAATTTTCAAAATACTTAGATTTTTAAGTTATCATTCTCACGTTTTGGGTATCACTTTGGGTATCACTTATATGAAAAATTGTGATAATTTATGATAGCACAAAACACAAAAAACGTTGATTTAACAACGTTTTTGACAAGTTATAACAAGTTATAAAAACCATATATGGAGCTGGTGGGAGTCGAACCCACGTCCAAACACCTGCTAACTTATTCGTCTACAACCATAGGTTATGTCTTGCTTTAACTTGGGCTCGATACATAACTCAAACCTAGACCAAGCGAGTCAGTAAATCTCTTTTGGAACAGCCTGACTCAATCCCAACGTAGCTTGTTATTTTAAGACCAATCAGCAAACACAAGCAATTCGCGAATGGTCACGCAGGCAGGTTATTAAGCTGCTAATGCGTAAGTGTTTGTATTTTTTGCAGTTATATTTAACTGGCATTTTTACATCTGCCGATGAGTTGCAGAACAAGCCTCATAATGCCTGTCGAATCCGTAACAACCCCGTAGGATTTGATACAGGAATTATTATAGCAGAATTTTTTATAAATAGCAAAATTATTTTACATTTTCCTTACAATTTAAAAAATTTTTGAAATATGGTAAAATGAAAGTATGTATAAATTTTGGCAAAAAACCATTCAAGTATTAAGTATTTTGACCCTTATCGGGACTGCTATTTTTCTGTTTTGGCTCTATAAGATTGGCATTTTGAACGACCAAAATGTCTTAAGCGATTTAATCAAAAGCCAAGGTGCTTTAGGTAGCCTCTCCTTTTTAGCTATTCAGATTATTCAAGTTGTATTTCCGATTATTCCAGGCGGTGTTACGACTGTTGTAGGTTTCCTCGTATTTCATTTTTGGTGGGGATTCTTTCTCAATTATCTTGGAATTTCAATCGGTAGTATCATCCTTTTCTGGTTGGCTCGTCGCTATGGAAAGAAATTTTGTCTTCTCTTCATGTCTGAAGATACGTTTTACAAATATGAAAGCAAAATTGATAATAAACGTAGTTATGAAATTTTCTTTGTTCTTTGTATGCTTTCTCCCATTTCTCCAGCTGACATAGTGGTAATGATTACTGGATTAACAAGCATGAGCTATCGGAAATTTATTATGATTACTTTACTTTGTCGCCCTTTCTCAGTTGTGGCCTATAGCTTCTTTTGGATCTATGGCAGCCAATGGTTGCAGCAATTGTTAGGATAAAAATGAACACCCTTATCTTCGGACAAGGGTGTTTTGTTTATTCTACAATCTGCTGATACATATGTGGTCTGCGGTCTCTAAAGAGTCCCCAATCCAAACGTTCACGCGCACCCTTATCCAAGTCATAAGTAGCTAGCAAGACTGCTTCTTCCTCCCGTCCCGCTTTTTCAATCACTTCACCTGTTTCATCCGTCATAAAGGATGAACCATAGAAACGCAGGCTAGAAGACTGCCCACCATTTTCTGTAGAAGGTTGAACTTCCTCCAGACCAATCCGATTGGCTGCAATAACTGGGGTGATATTGGCCGCAGCATGGCCCTGCATAGTCCGCTGCCAATGGCCCTGACTATCCGTATCCAAAATCGGCTCCGAACCAATGGCTGTTGGGTAAAAGAGTAATTCCGCCCCATTCAAAGCTAAACAGCGGGCAGTTTCTGGGAACCATTGGTCCCAACAGATGCCAATGCCAATTTTCGCATAACGAGTTTCCCAGACTTTAAATCCAGTATTTCCAGGTGTGAAGTAAAACTTCTCCTGATAATAATGGTCGTCAGGGATATGAGTCTTGCGGTAAACTCCCAAAACACTACCATCCGCATCAATAACTGCAATCGAGTTATACAGGCTATTGCCATCCTTTTCATAAAAAGAAACGGGCAAAACCACCTGCAATTCCTTGGCAATAGGAATAAAGTGCTGAACAGCAGCATTTTCCTCTACAGACTTGGCATAGTTATAATAATCATACTGGCGTTCTTGACAAAAATAAGGACGCTCAAAGAGTTCAGGCAGGAGAATAATCTGCGCTCCCTGACGAGCAGCCTGTCTGACCAAACGCTCTGCGGTCGCCAAATTTTCCCAAAGGTCCTGACTACACTGCATCTGGACAGCTGCTACAGTAACATTTCTCATATTTTCTTCCTTTTCATAATTTCTTTATGGGAGATACAAGGGCTCTGAGACAAGGAAGGCCAGAGCCGGCTATACTGGAGTATGCCAATCCGGCTTGACGCTGTATCAGAGTCATTTAGCCCCATAAAGGGGGATTTGCTGGGTGATACAGTGAATATTCCCACCCCCTAGCAGGATGTCGCGAGCTGGTATGCCAACGACTTTTCTAGTTGGAAAAAGCTGCGCTAAAAGATTAAGTACCTGCGCATCATGCTCGTCATCAAACTGAGGTACCAGAACCGCGCCGTTACTGACGTAAAAATTCACATAGGAAGCCGCCAAGCGTTCTCCAACAGTCCTTTCTTCCTCCCCCGCTTCATAAACATAGCCTGGCAAGTCCTCTTCTGTTATTAGAATAGGATATTTGGGAATAGGCAGTTTGTGGACGGTCAACTTTCTCCCCTTGGCATCAACCTGTTTTTCCAAGTAGTCCAAATCAGCCTTGGACATGGTATATTGGGGGTCTGCCTCATCATCCGTCCAGGCTAAAACTATCTCAGCTGGACCGACGAAGGCCGCAACATTGTCCACATGTTCATTGGTTTCATCATTGAAGATACCATATGGGAGCCAGAGGACCTTTTCAGCTCCGAGAGTATCTAGAAGCACTTGCTCAATCTGAACCTTTGTCAGATGAGGATTGCGACCTGGACTGAGCAAACAAGATTCGGTCACCATGATGGTTCCTTCACCATCGCTATGGATGGCTCCTCCTTCCAGGACAAAGGGATGGACATCATGGACTGGCAGACCGATGGCCTTGCTAAATCGACTAGCCACCTGATCATCTGCTTCATAGTCCTGATAAAGACCATCGTAGCTTCCGCCCCAAGCGTTAAAGGCCCAATCGACAGACAAAGCTCTGCCATTTTCATGAACCAAGACCGTCGGACCTGTGTCACGCGCCCAAGCGTCGTTTGTGGGGATGTCCAGGTAGGTAACACCATCACCCAGCATGGATTGGGCCTCCTCACGGTGTGCTTCATTCACCAAGAGATAGACCTGCTCGCTTTCAGCAATGGTTTTGATGACCTGGCTGAAGGATTTTTTTGCCCCCTGACCATCAAAGGGCCAGGAACCAGGGCGGGTCGGCCACACCATTAGGGTTCCATGATGGGGCTCATACTCAGCAGGCATGCGGTAACCCGCTGCTTTGGGATTTTCTATCATGACAACCTCCCCTTGAAATCTTCATAGCCAAAGCTTTTGATAATTCGACAGTCGCCTGTCTGATCCATCAAGACCAGACTTGGCAGACCGATGCCATTGAAGGTATTATTTTTGACAAAAGAATAGATGGCCATGTCCTCAAAATAGAGCTTGTCACCAATCTCCACAGGCTTTTCAAAGGAATAATCGCCGATGATATCGCCCGTCAGACAGGTATTAGAAGACAGTCGGTAAGTATAGGACTTTTCACCAGCCTCAAAGCCATGGCGAAGCGGTGGACAATAGGGCATTTCCAAGACATCAGGCATATGGCAAGTAGCCGAAGCATCCAAAACCAGCGTCTCAATACCATTTTCAACGATATCTAAAACTTCTGTCACCAAATACCCCGCATTGAGGGCAATGGCTTCACCAGGCTCAATGTAAATTTCCAATCCATAAATTTCCTG is part of the Streptococcus suis genome and harbors:
- the aguA gene encoding agmatine deiminase, translated to MIENPKAAGYRMPAEYEPHHGTLMVWPTRPGSWPFDGQGAKKSFSQVIKTIAESEQVYLLVNEAHREEAQSMLGDGVTYLDIPTNDAWARDTGPTVLVHENGRALSVDWAFNAWGGSYDGLYQDYEADDQVASRFSKAIGLPVHDVHPFVLEGGAIHSDGEGTIMVTESCLLSPGRNPHLTKVQIEQVLLDTLGAEKVLWLPYGIFNDETNEHVDNVAAFVGPAEIVLAWTDDEADPQYTMSKADLDYLEKQVDAKGRKLTVHKLPIPKYPILITEEDLPGYVYEAGEEERTVGERLAASYVNFYVSNGAVLVPQFDDEHDAQVLNLLAQLFPTRKVVGIPARDILLGGGNIHCITQQIPLYGAK
- a CDS encoding TVP38/TMEM64 family protein translates to MYKFWQKTIQVLSILTLIGTAIFLFWLYKIGILNDQNVLSDLIKSQGALGSLSFLAIQIIQVVFPIIPGGVTTVVGFLVFHFWWGFFLNYLGISIGSIILFWLARRYGKKFCLLFMSEDTFYKYESKIDNKRSYEIFFVLCMLSPISPADIVVMITGLTSMSYRKFIMITLLCRPFSVVAYSFFWIYGSQWLQQLLG
- the aguB gene encoding N-carbamoylputrescine amidase, with product MRNVTVAAVQMQCSQDLWENLATAERLVRQAARQGAQIILLPELFERPYFCQERQYDYYNYAKSVEENAAVQHFIPIAKELQVVLPVSFYEKDGNSLYNSIAVIDADGSVLGVYRKTHIPDDHYYQEKFYFTPGNTGFKVWETRYAKIGIGICWDQWFPETARCLALNGAELLFYPTAIGSEPILDTDSQGHWQRTMQGHAAANITPVIAANRIGLEEVQPSTENGGQSSSLRFYGSSFMTDETGEVIEKAGREEEAVLLATYDLDKGARERLDWGLFRDRRPHMYQQIVE
- a CDS encoding tyrosine-type recombinase/integrase encodes the protein MNIKPYIKNGKTYYKFVLYVGVVDGKRKYVKRANFKTKADARATILSLQEEIDRPVGDLTFQELTEKWLKIYETEVAESTYIKTSRNIKHHITPTIGHRRISEITALELQHHTQHWCSKLKYGRKILGLVKTIYRYAVRMGFIAISPAESVTAPKLKRTVSTTKDFYDKHELKEFMQRVEATGDIRKIALFRVLAFTGIRKGELRALHKDDHYSKTLRINKAVTRGFAGEEIGPTKNSSSERLISLDDKTDQILHELKRQYPTTTLLFESETGGILSPTDPRRWLLEIIEGTTLSEINIHGFRHTHASLIFDAGMTLKQVQHRLGHSDMKTTMNVYTHITQSAVDNIGEKFSKYLDF